A region from the Pararge aegeria chromosome Z, ilParAegt1.1, whole genome shotgun sequence genome encodes:
- the LOC120636430 gene encoding 60S ribosomal protein L10a-like — translation MTKISRDTINECVKAVLVTSKDERSNMFEIIELQVVLKNSAPNKDSRFGGSSRPKCVKRQKVQAIESGDQQNGDTAKTVALPNMDLEALKNIYRTRRLAKSLAKKYSSFLASQPIMKLIPLLLDLGPNTTAKFSSVLSYQDTINDKIEAVREQNQMRKNFRLSIAIGHDNMTPEELANQLSLSVDFLVSLLKKSWHNVRSLHIKSAMGEPLKLY, via the coding sequence ATGACGAAGATATCGCGTGATACGATAAATGAATGCGTGAAGGCCGTCCTCGTGACATCTAAGGACGAAAGGAGTAACATGTTTGAAATAATCGAACTCCAAGTCGTTCTGAAGAACTCTGCCCCAAACAAGGACAGTCGCTTCGGTGGCTCCTCCAGGCCTAAGTGTGTGAAGAGGCAAAAAGTGCAGGCGATCGAGTCTGGTGACCAGCAGAACGGGGACACGGCGAAGACCGTGGCTTTGCCCAACATGGATTTAGAAGCCCTGAAGAATATTTACAGGACCAGGAGGCTTGCCAAGAGCCTAGCCAAGAAGTATAGCAGTTTCCTCGCCTCGCAGCCAATCATGAAACTGATCCCGCTTTTGTTGGATCTCGGTCCGAATACGACTGCAAAGTTCTCCAGTGTGCTCTCCTACCAGGATACCATCAACGACAAGATTGAAGCGGTTCGGGAACAAAATCAGATGAGGAAGAACTTCCGCCTCTCGATTGCAATCGGCCATGATAATATGACTCCGGAGGAGCTTGCCAACCAACTGAGCTTGTCTGTCGACTTCTTGGTTTCTCTCTTAAAGAAAAGTTGGCATAATGTGCGCTCCCTGCATATTAAATCTGCAATGGGAGAACCCTTAAAATTGTACTAA